A window of Fundulus heteroclitus isolate FHET01 chromosome 15, MU-UCD_Fhet_4.1, whole genome shotgun sequence contains these coding sequences:
- the LOC118566220 gene encoding adhesion G protein-coupled receptor F5-like, whose product MFAQCVPGGTVPIECCVQSPYKVNWFSGSTALTGQSTDPNCITYQYRMQSCSEPKDETFTCKVENPKGYQKETRLTIFLDPIICNDAEYGPGRVNDIAEGKCEEGQTGTKTAKCLESRNWKLLEDTCIVTIIKELLIDSADLKEEELPEFTEDLSNAVDEEEEQITKSSSTISAIVDILNTIANVSKDVKEDVMQNVLDTVDVIISDDAKDSWNFLNSNQTQNSSSLLLGSLETISERLNGTFEINTKRIQLRRTTFIDSFKKELNSTVSITIPSTGLDDTFITTILFSTLNNVLPARNSSFDFSLFNDTSNETDTGNAINAAVLLVKINEKIRNVTLSYNKLNTTLELDPQCVFWNFNLLGKRGAWDDEGCEFVSDINDTVTCTCNHLTSFSILMSTDIPESIRILLDIMTYIGVGISMISLLICLLIEGIVWRALTKNSTAFMRHVAIVNTALSLLIANICFIIGASIAKNPKENPDEDYKVPVGPCSAATFFMHFFYLAMFFWMFVSSLLLLYRTVMVFSQMSKWAMFAIGLTVGYVCPLIIAVTTVAATAPGNGYVREDQACWLNWTKTKALLALVIPALTIVVFNILVIIVVLYKMLRRRSTGNTAQADEKHALVVIIRCVAILTPLFGLTWCLGIGTMLDPTNEGIHIAFAFFNSLQGFFILVFGTLFDSKIRSLILRKVPALSSTSNRTRSTSAGISSNSGLNIINRLRGRMLAHFSFGPGLALPSLVGY is encoded by the exons ATGTTTGCTCAATGTGTCCCCGGAGGGACAGTACCGATTGAATGCTGTGTCCAGTCCCCTTACAAAGTCAACTGGTTTTCTGGTTCAACAGCTCTAACTG GTCAAAGTACAGACCCAAATTGCATCACTTATCAATACCGAATGCAAAGCTGTTCAGAACCAAAGGACGAAACTTTCACATGCAAAGTTGAAAATCCAAAGGGCTATCAAAAAGAAACACGTCTGACAATCTTTTTAGACC CTATTATCTGCAATGATGCGGAGTATGGACCTGGAAGAGTAAATGACATAGCAGAAGGAAAGTGTGAAGAAGGTCAAACAGGGACCAAGACTGCAAAGTGTTTGGAATCAAGGAACTGGAAACTTCTGGAAGACACCTGCATCGTAACCATAATCAAAGAATTACTAATTGATTCAGCG GATctgaaagaagaagaacttccagaaTTTACTGAAGATTTAAGTAACGCTGTcgatgaagaagaagaacaaatcACTAAATCATCTTCGACAATCTCTGCTATTGTTGATATCCTAAATACCATTGCAAATGTTTCAAAAGATGTAAAAGAAGATGTCATGCAG AATGTACTGGATACTGTTGATGTTATCATTAGTGATGATGCAAAGGATTCTTGGAACTTTCTGAATtcaaatcaaacacaaaattcGAGCTCACTGTTGTTGGGTTCATTGGAGACAATTTCTGAAAGACTGAATggaacatttgaaataaatactaAACGGATTCAGCTCAGGAGAACCACATTCATAGACTCGTTTAAGAAAGAACTAAACTCCACTGTTTCCATAACCATTCCATCAACAGGCCTTGATGACACATTCATCACCACCATTCTTTTCTCCACCTTGAATAATGTTCTGCCAGCACGGAATTCTTCATTTGACTTTAGCCTTTTTAATGACACCAGCAATGAAACTGACACTGGAAACGCCATCAATGCTGCTGTTCTACttgtcaaaataaatgaaaaaattcGCAACGTCACCTTAAGCTACAACAAGCTCAATACCACCCTGGAACTGGACCCACAGTGTGTCTTCTGGAATTTTAACCTCTTAGGTAAACGTGGTGCCTGGGATGATGAGGGCTGTGAGTTTGTTTCAGACATAAATGATACTGTAACCTGCACCTGCAACCACCTCACCTCTTTCTCAATTCTGATGTCAACCGATATCCCTGAATCAATCAGAATATTACTGGATATAATGACTTATATTGGAGTTGGGATATCAATGATCAGCCTACTTATTTGTCTCCTTATTGAAGGAATTGTATGGAGAGCCCTAACCAAAAATAGCACTGCCTTCATGCGCCATGTTGCCATTGTTAACACGGCACTGTCCCTGCTGATTGCTAATATCTGTTTCATCATTGGAGCCTCTATTGCAAAGAACCCAAAAGAAAACCCAGATGAAGACTACAAAGTGCCAGTGGGACCGTGTAGTGCAGCAACCTTTTTCATGCACTTTTTCTATCTTGCCATGTTCTTTTGGATGTTTGTTTCAAGCCTCCTGCTCTTATATCGAACAGTCATGGTCTTCTCCCAAATGTCCAAATGGGCCATGTTTGCTATTGGCTTAACTGTGGGATATGTTTGCCCTCTGATTATAGCTGTTACTACAGTTGCTGCCACTGCACCTGGGAATGGATACGTGAGGGAAGATCAGGCTTGTTGGCTAAACTGGACTAAGACTAAGGCCCTCTTGGCCTTAGTGATCCCTGCCTTGACCATAGTTGTGTTCAATATTTTGGTAATAATTGTGGTCTTGTACAAGATGCTGAGAAGAAGAAGTACGGGAAACACAGCCCAGGCAGATGAAAAACACGCCTTGGTAGTCATTATCAGATGTGTGGCTATACTAACTCCTTTATTCGGACTGACCTGGTGTTTGGGAATTGGAACCATGTTGGACCCAACAAATGAAGGGATCCATATTGCCTTTGCTTTCTTCAATTCACTCCAG GGTTTCTTCATTTTAGTGTTTGGGACATTATTTGACTCCAAG ATCCGTTCTCTTATTTTACGAAAAGTGCCTGCTTTAAGCTCTACTTCTAATCGAACAAGG AGCACAAGTGCTGGGATTTCCTCCAATAGCGGACTAAATATCATAAACCGCCTTCGTGGCAGGA